The Chloroflexota bacterium genome contains the following window.
CAACCGGCACGCGCACCCGCGCGGCCTCGACGATCTGGTCAAGCTCGCGATTGGCGGCGATGACCTGCGGAGCCAGCGCGCGGACCTGCCGAACGTCCCCCGCCAGGCCGGCGCGGATCAGCGAGTCCAAGAGGCTGTCGTGGTGCGGGTCCAGGCGGGCGTACTCGTCGTGGTGCTCCCGCGCGTAGACCAGCTCAGCGCTGGCGTCGAACGCCTCGCCCTCGATGGCCGTGAGCAGCCGCTGAACGGGCTGCGAAACGGCGGGCGGTGTGGTATCCTGGGTCTTGGTAGCGGTCACAGTCGCTCCTGCTATGCGCCGTCTGAGTTCGCAGCTCAGACGGCGCGCTTGTTTGTGGTGCGGCGCACGATCACCAGCGCCCGCCGCCGCTGCGCGGGACGCGTCGTGGGCGACGCCTGGACGAAGCCGGCGTCTCGGTGGATGCGGATGCTGCGGCCCACGCGGCGATGCTCCAGGCGCCCGCCGCTGATCGCCTCGTAGACCGACGAGCGCGGCAGCCGCAGCAACGCCGCAAACTCGTCCACTGACAGCCACTCGGCCGGCTGCTGCTCGGTCACGATGCCGCCGCCTCAATGAGTGGGGTGATACCCACAGCATCATGGGGAATTCCACACTCCTGCCCAACAAGCACCCGCACCTCGGGGAATGCTCGGCACGCTCCTTCGATCAGCTTTCGGCCGGCGGCCCGCTTGCCCTTCCGAACGTAGGACCAGTACGACCAGTCAACCCCCAAGGCGGCGGCGAACTGGCGGTCACTCTGGCCGCGCTGCGTCTGCACTTCGATCAGTCGTCCGACGAGTGGGCTGATGTCCACAATGGCCTCCGAAGTGATCATACGGCTAATGTGGACATGTGTCAACAGTCTAGAGGCTTTCGCACGACACCAATTTCGTGGATTGCTGCCCACGCGAGGGGGGCATTGGCTGTAGATTTGGCTGTACGGCCGGGCGGCTGACGAGTTGCCGAAATTGGTCCGGAATTGCCCGCCCACCCTATTGACGTTACACAGTCGATAGTGTATTATTTGGATGTGAGGGGCGAACGGCCCACGGAGCAGGAGGACAGGACGATGGCAGCGACGACGACCGAGCACGTGTACCTGACTGAGAGCGCGGACGGGCACCTGTACGTTTCCGAGTGCGTGGACCCGCCGGCTGCGAACTCCGAGGACTACGGCGACGCCGACGTGTACGAGAACTTCGAGGCCGCGTCCGCGAAGAAGATCCGCGTCAACTGCCACCTGGACGCGCCGGCCGGCTACAAGCACTGGGCCTGCGTATCGAAGTCCCCGACTCCCTGCCCGGTAACGATAGAGCCGCACTTCGGCTGCGACCACCAGGACGGCATCTGTCAGGAGACGCGCCGCTAACCACCGCGCAGCAGCAGGGGGCCACACGGCCCCCGTTCAGGAGGACACCGAGATGACGCACAAGACCGCTAAGGCCATCGCGAAGGACATCACGGGTATCGACGGTATGCGTGTCAACAGTTACATCCATCGCGATACTGGCGCGTGGTCGCTCGCCGTAACCGACACGCGGACTGGCGTGCAATTCGTCGTCAACACTCCCGAGGACTGGGCCGACCGTCGTAGCGACGCTGAAATTGACTGGGCAGGCATCGAATGACCACCACATCCGAAGCCGCGCGGCAACTCGCCGCGCTGCGCCCCCGCGCCACGTTCGTCTGCGAGGTCTGCGGCCACGAGTACGAAGCGTGGGTCAGGGACACGCAGCAGGCGCGAACGTGCAGCCCGTCGTGCCGCCAGAAGCTCTATCGGCAGCGCAAACGGCAGAGCGCCTGAACACACAGAAGAGCCCCGCCGTTGACCGTGGGTAAGTCGGTCAACGACGGGGCTCTTGCGCCTGTCTGCTGCGGTCAGTCTGCCATGAAGACCACGGCGTGTCCAGCGGCCAGCAGGTCGGCGTTCAGTTCCCTGCCGTCAGACCGTCGCCACACTCGCGCCAGCCAGCGG
Protein-coding sequences here:
- a CDS encoding helix-turn-helix domain-containing protein, with protein sequence MVTEQQPAEWLSVDEFAALLRLPRSSVYEAISGGRLEHRRVGRSIRIHRDAGFVQASPTTRPAQRRRALVIVRRTTNKRAV